The DNA segment TACATTCAGTTGATAATTGGCTGCAAAGGCAGGCAAGTGCCCCTGTGGCAGGAGTACCTGGTATGCCCTTAAGATCTAATGGCCATGTTCAAGATTTATCTGGAACTACAGTACTTCTTCATGGAGATTTAGATTTGCAGATTATAGAAGCAAGCTCACTTCCAAACCTAGACGCTAAATGTCTTCCTATGTTTTCTTGGAAAAGCAAGGATAGCACCAATGCGTCAGGATTGATAGATACTAGTGATCCGTATGTATCTGTGTGTCTAGCTGGGGCAAGTATAGCTCGAACAGCGGTGATTCCAAATGATGAAAATCCAACATGGAACGAACATCTGTGTGTACCTGTTGCTCATGCTGTAGAAAAAATTGAGTTTATAGTCAAGGATAACGATAAAGTAGGTGCTGATCTGATAGGAGTAGTGGCGATACCTTCTAGTGTAATTGTTGAAGGTAATCAAATAAATGGTTGGTTCCCGATTCGTGGACCTTCTGGGGCTCCCTTGGATACTGGTGCTCAATTGCATCTGTCAATCCAATATAAGCCGGCAACAGAGAACCCCTTGTATAAAAATGGTGTTGGCAGTAAGGCTGATCAAAAGGGAGTGCCACATACTTATTTTCCACTACGAAGAGGAGGAAGTCTTACACTTTATCAGGATGCTCATGCGCCTGATGAAACACTTCCTGAAATTTTACTAGATAACGACAAGGTCTTTAAACATAATAAATGTTGGGAAGACATATGCCATGCGATATTGGAGGcgcaacatctaatatatattaCTGGTTGGtctgtctatcatcttgttcgaatCATAAGAGAACCTACAAGGCCAGTGCCTTCTGCTGGGTGGCTAGAGCTCGGGGAGCTGCTAAAGTACAAGTCACAAGAAGGTGTTCGTGTTATTTTGCTCATTTGGGATGATAAAACTTCAAATGATGATTTATTCCTCAAGACGGTAATGTAACTGAGTAGTTCGTTAATGATTTGTTTCTTGACCATCCTTTTGAAGTTTCGTTTAGATGGTATCACAACATAGAACTCTATCATAAGTTTCTAAATGTTGGTCATATTGTTCTGTGAATTTGAATGCAGGAAGGTGTAATGCAGACTCATGATGAAGAGACCAGAAAGTTCTTTAAACACTCAAATGTCCACTGTATTCTTTGTCCTCGTTCTGCTAGCAGTAAGCTTAGCATTTTCAAGCAGCAGGTACCTTTTTGTACTTTACTGTTTGAATAGCTTGCAAGATCAATACTTGTGTCCATGATTTCTGTTAAAAAGATTTCTTGTATTTGGAACAGATATATATGTTTTTTCACTTCAAACAGAAATTCAGCTGGAGAACTGTTCGGAAAGCCTTTTATTTTGTCTATATTGGTCGTTTTTGTTTATATGCAACTGCTTGGTAATCATCATCGTTGTTATTTTCTTCCTGATCAAAATGAAACCTTTTACTGCAGGTTGTTGGAAACATTTTTACACATCATCAAAAATGTGTGATTGTTGATACACAAGCAGCTGGCAATGAACGAAAAATCACTGCTTTTATTGGAGGCCTAGATTTGTGTGACGGACGATATGATACTCCTGACCACAGACTGTTTAGCGATCTTGATACCGTCTTTGAAAATGATATTCACAATCCCACATTCTTAGTAAGCTGTTGTATTGCATCTAGTTGAAGCTTTCCCACTGAGGTTTTTGTTTGAGGCCTCTAAGGCCTCAAAAAGTTTGACAGTACATATGTAGGCCTCAAAAAGTTTGACAGTacatatgacatatataatatctCGCGTTTATGGGTTATCCAAACAACTAAACAGCTAAGTTAGCATTCTTTTCATGTTAAATATGGAAGAAATAGGCGACAATGAACATTGCTATTACCATTGACAAAGGTATGCTATCTGAGAAACTAAGATGATGAAGTCCCCATCGCTACTAAGTTTTTCATGTGAGCAAAAAGTTTGTTAAGAGTAATTTTTACTTCTTTGGTGGTCTAATTCCTATTACTTTGGTTGGATTATCAGTAACTGCATATTTACAATATAGGTGTGGTGATCAGTTGGACCTTTGATTAATTAATGGAGTTACTCCACGTATTGTTTGACGTAAAACGGATAGTGTATTTGTTTCGgtcttttgttgactcttatgAATGTCTGCTGTGTCTTTTCATTCATTTTATTGTCTCAAAGACTTACATGGTATGTACAGAGTAGCTCAGGTGGACCAAGAGAACCATGGCATGATTTACACTGCAAGATCGAGGGTCCTGCTGCTTTTGATGTTTTGACAAACTTTGAGCAGAGATATAGAAAGGCAATAAAATGGGTCAGACTAAAAAAATACAAACCAGGGTCTGATTCATTACTTAAGTTAGACAGGATTCCATCAATCCACGTTCCTGCTGCTGGACCTGATGGTGATCAAGTAGTTCGTGTCACAAAAGAAGAAAATCCAGAGAATTGGCACATTCAGGTACTAGACATGGTTCTCCTATATATGTACTGTTGTTCTGTTTTTTAAaatgtttaagtttcaatgtaaTTACTTCCTGTAACTGTTTCCAGGTTTTCCGATCAATAGATTCAGGATCTGTGAAAGGGTTTCCAAAGGACGCTAAGGAAGCAGGAGCTCAGGTAGCACTAATATAAGTTTTATAAAGACAAGTGTTCTATCTGCAACTAGTTTCAATGTTCAAAAACATTGTTCAATAACAGAATGCGAAGATGAATGCCTAATTTTTACTGTTCAATAACAGAATCTTGTCAGTGGAAAGAATTTGAGGATAGACAGAAGCATACACCTAGCTTATGTGAAAGCAATTCGCTCTGCTCGACATTTCATTTACATAGAGAATCAGTATTTTCTTGGTTCTTCATATTGCTGGCCGTCCTACCGAAATGCTGGTATATAATTATTCCTATCTGTAGTgcaacattcgtccttgaatctTCCAGAGGTAGTCTAAGTTTTTCCTAGCAGTAGGATGCTGTTATATACGGAAAACTTGATTGTGATATAGAGGATTGTATTTCTAGTTGAGATTTAGGTGTAATATCTGATGCAGCCTGCTAAGGTTCATACCCTCGTCATTCATATTTCCAATTTGCAACTTCTGTGTCCTAGTAAGGCATAAATTTGTCCAGATTATCCTTATAAATATTTAGAtttcaaattaataatatataggaATGAAGCTTGAGTCACACACGAGGTTTCTATAGGTACAGAAGATTAAACGTCTTTTCTAGAAAACCATATTGTGTAGGTTTTCTACTTTCAGGATATACTCCTCTATATTTATCTATAAAAATGATGCAAATGAATGAgcattttgagttatttaacaTGAAAATCCTATTTCAATGCTCATTGAATGTCAATGCGTTTTGTGTATCATACAATTAACAGGTGCTAATAACCTTGTCCCTATGGAAATTGCTTTGAAAATTGCCAGCAAGATAGAAGCAAGTGAACCTTTTTCTGCATACATTGTGGTTCCAATGTGGCCTGAAGGTAATCCGACCAGTAATGCCGTGCAGGAAATCCTCTTTTGGCAGGTCTGAATTTAGTACTGTGCTTATTTATCTTAGAGCTCCATTCCTTACATAAATAAGTACAAAGTAACATATCACATCAGAAGTTTGAGCTCAATATCCGGTTACGTTCTCCATTGATATAGGCAAACCCAAGTATTCAAATGCGGTTAAACTTAAGTGACTAGTCAGCTAGGAGAACCATGGTTTTCACTTTTAGTCCTGATTAACTCCACCTAGTATATCTTGACTTTGTAGTTTTTAATCAAGATTTTAGAAACATCTAATTCTTGGATATGGATTGCAATTATGGCAGGGTCAAACAATGTCTATGATGTACAAAATTATCGCACAGGCTCTTGAAAATGCAGGCATTTCTCAATTTTTCCATCCTCAGGATTACTTGAACTTCTACTGCCTTGGGAACAGAGAAGCAAAGAAGCGCGGATATGATGAAGATAATTCACATCCCCAGGAACATTCACAGGTAAGTCGCATGTAAACTTTATGGGACTGGAATTTTCACTGATGGCAtgataatgtaatttttttttcctaataaGTAATATGTTGGCTGCATCCTAAATTAGGTTTTGATGTCATTGAAATAACCCCATTTTATAGATGTTGGGACAAATTTAGACTTCAGAACCGGTGAATTATGGGGAGTGAAATTGTTAGTTTTCTTTATATTCTCATTGAAGTAAAAGCGACAACGAAAACAATGGAATGAGCGGAAactaattttggatatgtttggAATGAGCGGAAactaattttggatatgtttCATCAcagtaaaaatcatcaaagtaGAAATTCTCAACACTGAAGTGTTTGGTGAGGGGACATGAGCTTGATCAAGGGCATATTTAGTATGGTTGTGACATGATGTGCCAACAAACATGTGCTTTGTTCAATCAACCTTTTCCACACATGTTAAGATAATTGTATTGTCCTCCAAAattgttagagtgggtaaaagtcccacattggttgggaatggactggtggtttgcttatatggacttggacaatcctcctctcttgagctagcttttgaggttgagttaggcccaaggtccattcttgacaGGGTATCAGAGCTAGATCTATCCCCGTTTTGGGCTCTCGGTCCACGCGCCAGTGTCAGTTGGGCCTGGGCATGaggggggtgttagagtgggtaaaactCCCACATTGATTGGGGAATTGACTGGTGGTTTGCctatatggacttggacaatcctccccttTTGAGCCAGTTGGGCCTGGGCATGAGGGAGGTGTTGGActggtggtttgcttatatggacttggacaatcctcccccaAGGTCCATTCTTGACTTGAGTCAATGAAATAACTGTGAAGTAAGAGTTATTTTGAGGGGGCATGAATATGTATTGATGGGTTCCGGCAGATTTTGTTGGATAATGTTATTTTCATCACAGCAAAAATCATCAAAGTGGAAATTCTCAACACTGAAGTGTTTGGTGAGGGGGCATGAGCTTGATTGAGGGAATGTTTATTATGGTTGTGATATGAAAGATGAGTCGATGCAATAACTGTGAAATAAGAGTTATTTTGAAGTATCTGTGTTGGCCTAAATTGGGCTACGCTGCCTCTATCTGAACTACTTATTTTCTTCTGCAGGAATTAGCTCAAAAGTTCCgcagatttatgatttatgtaCACTCCAAAGGAATGATAGTAGACGATGAATACGTATTGATAGGTTCTGCAAATATCAACCAAAGATCTTTGAGTGGTTCAAGGGATACAGAAATTGCTATGGGAGCTTATCAACCACATTACACATGGGCCAAAAAGGAGTCTCATCCACATGGCCAGGTTTGGAGTTTAGATTTATTTCTTACCTTCTATCCTCCTCTATAAAGGCAGTAACTGAACA comes from the Capsicum annuum cultivar UCD-10X-F1 unplaced genomic scaffold, UCD10Xv1.1 ctg3236, whole genome shotgun sequence genome and includes:
- the LOC107839907 gene encoding phospholipase D delta-like isoform X2, with translation MFSWKSKDSTNASGLIDTSDPYVSVCLAGASIARTAVIPNDENPTWNEHLCVPVAHAVEKIEFIVKDNDKVGADLIGVVAIPSSVIVEGNQINGWFPIRGPSGAPLDTGAQLHLSIQYKPATENPLYKNGVGSKADQKGVPHTYFPLRRGGSLTLYQDAHAPDETLPEILLDNDKVFKHNKCWEDICHAILEAQHLIYITGWSVYHLVRIIREPTRPVPSAGWLELGELLKYKSQEGVRVILLIWDDKTSNDDLFLKTEGVMQTHDEETRKFFKHSNVHCILCPRSASSKLSIFKQQVVGNIFTHHQKCVIVDTQAAGNERKITAFIGGLDLCDGRYDTPDHRLFSDLDTVFENDIHNPTFLSSSGGPREPWHDLHCKIEGPAAFDVLTNFEQRYRKAIKWVRLKKYKPGSDSLLKLDRIPSIHVPAAGPDGDQVVRVTKEENPENWHIQVFRSIDSGSVKGFPKDAKEAGAQNLVSGKNLRIDRSIHLAYVKAIRSARHFIYIENQYFLGSSYCWPSYRNAGANNLVPMEIALKIASKIEASEPFSAYIVVPMWPEGNPTSNAVQEILFWQGQTMSMMYKIIAQALENAGISQFFHPQDYLNFYCLGNREAKKRGYDEDNSHPQEHSQELAQKFRRFMIYVHSKGMIVDDEYVLIGSANINQRSLSGSRDTEIAMGAYQPHYTWAKKESHPHGQVYGYRMSLWGEHLGGIEDDFMDPETIECVRRVNKIARRNWQAFVADEYEPMRGHLMQYPVHVSKNGEVTALPGFECFPDVGGKILGAPTNLPDALTT
- the LOC107839907 gene encoding phospholipase D delta-like isoform X1 — its product is MIHSVDNWLQRQASAPVAGVPGMPLRSNGHVQDLSGTTVLLHGDLDLQIIEASSLPNLDAKCLPMFSWKSKDSTNASGLIDTSDPYVSVCLAGASIARTAVIPNDENPTWNEHLCVPVAHAVEKIEFIVKDNDKVGADLIGVVAIPSSVIVEGNQINGWFPIRGPSGAPLDTGAQLHLSIQYKPATENPLYKNGVGSKADQKGVPHTYFPLRRGGSLTLYQDAHAPDETLPEILLDNDKVFKHNKCWEDICHAILEAQHLIYITGWSVYHLVRIIREPTRPVPSAGWLELGELLKYKSQEGVRVILLIWDDKTSNDDLFLKTEGVMQTHDEETRKFFKHSNVHCILCPRSASSKLSIFKQQVVGNIFTHHQKCVIVDTQAAGNERKITAFIGGLDLCDGRYDTPDHRLFSDLDTVFENDIHNPTFLSSSGGPREPWHDLHCKIEGPAAFDVLTNFEQRYRKAIKWVRLKKYKPGSDSLLKLDRIPSIHVPAAGPDGDQVVRVTKEENPENWHIQVFRSIDSGSVKGFPKDAKEAGAQNLVSGKNLRIDRSIHLAYVKAIRSARHFIYIENQYFLGSSYCWPSYRNAGANNLVPMEIALKIASKIEASEPFSAYIVVPMWPEGNPTSNAVQEILFWQGQTMSMMYKIIAQALENAGISQFFHPQDYLNFYCLGNREAKKRGYDEDNSHPQEHSQELAQKFRRFMIYVHSKGMIVDDEYVLIGSANINQRSLSGSRDTEIAMGAYQPHYTWAKKESHPHGQVYGYRMSLWGEHLGGIEDDFMDPETIECVRRVNKIARRNWQAFVADEYEPMRGHLMQYPVHVSKNGEVTALPGFECFPDVGGKILGAPTNLPDALTT